The segment ACCGAGCGGAGCGCGCGGCTGCTGGCGGCGGACGGTGTCGCCCATGTCGACGCCTCGCTGCTGACCGTGCAGGAGAACAAGTTCTACGCGGACACCGCGGGGACCGTCACCACCCAGCAGCGGGTCCGGCTGCACCCGGAGTTCACGGCGGTCGCGGTGGACGACACGACCGGCGAGTTCGACTCGATGCGGACGATCGCCCCGCCCGCGGGCCGGGGCTGGGAGTATCTGACCGGCACCGGCTGGGACTGGGATTCGGAGCTGGAGCGGATCCCGGGGCTGCTGGCGGAGAAGATGCGGGCGCCGAGCGTCGAGGCGGGCCGTTACGACCTGGTCGTCGACCCCTCCAACCTCTGGCTCACCATTCACGAGTCGATCGGTCACGCCACCGAGCTGGACCGGGCGCTGGGCTACGAGGCGGCGTACGCGGGCACCTCCTTCGCCACCTTCGACCAGCTGGGGAAGCTGGAGTACGGCTCCTCGGTGATGAATGTGACCGGTGACCGTACGGCGGAGCACGGTCTGGCGACGATCGGGTACGACGACGAGGGCGTCGCCGCGCAGTCCTGGGACCTGATCAAGGACGGCAGGCTGGTGGGCTACCAGCTCGACCGGCGGATCGCGAAGCTCACCGGTCTGGGCCGGTCGAACGGCTGCGCGTTCGCGGACTCCCCCGCGCATGTACCGGTGCAGCGGATGGCGAACGTCTCCCTCCGGCCGGCCGCGGGCGGGCTGTCCACGGAGGATCTGATCGGGGGCGTCGAGCGCGGGATCTATGTGGTCGGGGACCGGTCCTGGTCCATCGACATGCAGCGGCACAACTTCCAGTTCACGGGGCAGCGGTTCTTCCGGATCGAGAACGGGCGGCTGGCCGGGCAGCTCCGGGATGTGGCGTACCAGGCCACGACCACCGAGTTCTGGGGGTCGATGGAGCAGGTCGGCGGCCCGCAGACCTATGTTCTGGGCGGCGCCTTCAACTGCGGCAAGGCCCAGCCGGGCCAGGTCGCGGCGGTCTCCCACGGCTGCCCGTCGGCCCTGTTCCGCGGCGTCAACATCCTG is part of the Streptomyces qinzhouensis genome and harbors:
- a CDS encoding TldD/PmbA family protein; the encoded protein is MPHSIDAAFTALPLRALADAALARARALGADHADFRLERVRSDARRLRDARPAGSSDTTDLGYAVRVVHGGAWGFASGVDLTMDAAARVAGQAVAMAKLSARVIAAAGSDERVELADEPVHEDRSWISSYEINPFDVPDAEKTALLTERSARLLAADGVAHVDASLLTVQENKFYADTAGTVTTQQRVRLHPEFTAVAVDDTTGEFDSMRTIAPPAGRGWEYLTGTGWDWDSELERIPGLLAEKMRAPSVEAGRYDLVVDPSNLWLTIHESIGHATELDRALGYEAAYAGTSFATFDQLGKLEYGSSVMNVTGDRTAEHGLATIGYDDEGVAAQSWDLIKDGRLVGYQLDRRIAKLTGLGRSNGCAFADSPAHVPVQRMANVSLRPAAGGLSTEDLIGGVERGIYVVGDRSWSIDMQRHNFQFTGQRFFRIENGRLAGQLRDVAYQATTTEFWGSMEQVGGPQTYVLGGAFNCGKAQPGQVAAVSHGCPSALFRGVNILNTTQEAGR